The following coding sequences lie in one Heliangelus exortis chromosome 6, bHelExo1.hap1, whole genome shotgun sequence genomic window:
- the GBX2 gene encoding homeobox protein GBX-2 translates to MSAAFQPSLMMMQRPLGSSTAFSIDSLIGSPPPPAPGHFVYTGYPMFMPYRPVVLPPPPPPPPALPQGALQPALPPAHPHHHQLPSLPTGFCSSLAQGMALTSTLMATLPGTFPASPQHQEAARKFASPGNFEKAEGMPPDGGGDDGKAFVGKDGALLPYPAADAVQASLAGALRGQGKEDTKGDDDAKGKEESFSMDSDLDYSSDDNIPGQAAHKEEDSGNALEENPQNPPNSTNTTSTGKNRRRRTAFTSEQLLELEKEFHCKKYLSLTERSQIAHALKLSEVQVKIWFQNRRAKWKRVKAGNANSKTGEPSRNPKIVVPIPVHVSRFAIRSQHQQLEQARP, encoded by the exons ATGAGCGCGGCTTTCCAGCCCTCGCTGATGATGATGCAGCGCCCGCTGGGAAGCAGCACGGCCTTCAGCATCGACTCGCTCATCGGCAGCCCCCCGCCGCCAGCCCCCGGCCACTTCGTTTATACCGGCTACCCCATGTTCATGCCCTACCGGCCCGTGGTGCTGCCGCCGCCCCCTCCGCCGCCCCCGGCGCTGCCGCAGGGCGCCCTGCAACCGGCGCTGCCCCCGGCgcatccccaccaccaccagctccccagCCTGCCCACCGGCTTCTGCTCCAGTCTGGCCCAGGGCATGGCCCTCACCTCCACCCTCATGGCCACGCTGCCCGGCaccttccctgcctctccccagcaccaggaggcCGCCAGGAAGTTCGCTTCTCCCGGGAACTTCGAGAAAGCCGAGGGAATGCCCCCAGACGGCGGCGGCGACGACGGCAAAGCCTTCGTGGGGAAGGACGGAGCCCTCCTGCCCTACCCTGCCGCCGACGCCGTCCAGGCCTCCCTCG CCGGGGCTCTGCGGGGCCAGGGGAAGGAGGATACCAAAGGAGACGATGATGCGAAAGGCAAGGAGGAAAGTTTCTCCATGGACAGCGATCTAGACTATAGCTCGGACGACAACATTCCCGGCCAGGCTGCTCACAAGGAAGAGGACTCTGGCAACGCGCTAgaagaaaacccccaaaaccctccCAATTCCACCAACACCACGTCCACGGGCAAAAACCGGCGAAGGCGAACAGCCTTCACCAGCGAGCAGCTgttggagctggagaaggagttTCACTGCAAAAAGTACCTGTCCCTGACGGAGAGGTCCCAGATCGCTCACGCTCTCAAACTCAGCGAGGTGCAGGTGAAAATCTGGTTCCAGAACAGACGGGCTAAATGGAAACGGGTCAAGGCAGGCAATGCCAACTCCAAGACAGGGGAGCCCTCCCGAAACCCTAAGATCGTGGTACCCATCCCGGTGCATGTCAGCAGGTTTGCGATCAGGAGTCAGCATCAGCAGCTGGAGCAAGCCCGACCCTGA